Below is a window of Deltaproteobacteria bacterium DNA.
CTGCGTTGCAACGCGGTGCGGGGATTCCACGCGATCTTCAGCGCGCGCTTCAGTTCCACGAAATAGTCGACGCCCGGATGGCGCAACACGTTCACATAGGTGTGAGCACCGCGCTTGAAATTTGGAAAATAGTCCTCGGGCAATGCGGGTGTCCCCTGCCCTAAATCGGCCTCGACCGCTGTCGCGGGCAGGCGGACCCGTCGCGGCAAGCGCGGTTCCGGCATCGGTTGCGTCACGGCCTCCGGCGTCGGTCGTGATCGTGTTCGTGGCGCCGCCGGTTTCACTGCGGGTGTCGGCGCTTTTTCCGCAGCTGCCGCAGCTTGCGGCCGGCGTGCCGGAGCCACGGTTTCTTGGCTGGTCGTATTGTCTGCTTTACCGATAAAACGCGCGCGTTCAGGCCGGATCGCATTCGCGGGTTCCGTCAAGTCGATGATCTCGACCGGCGTCTTCGCCAATTCATCCCGCAACGCAACGGCGCGGCGCAGACTATAGTCCTGCACCGCGCTCCACAGCACCCAACTGACAGTCCCATGCAGCAGCAACGACAGCGCCAACGCCGCCAGAATCCAGCGCGGCCAACGCGTCGCCTTTGAAGAGTCGAGAGGTTTCATAGGACGGCGTGGAGTGTGGACCGCCTGTTCACGCCATGCAATGGATTTGTTGGCAAGAACACCCACGGCGCGGGGACTAAGGAAGTCCGGTCGAGGCACGCAACTTGTGCGTGCGGTAGCCGATAAGAGGGTACGAACGGATGGGAGCGCGGCGATGACGGGAAAGACCACGGGCGTCCAGGGGCCTACGGGGCCACTCGCGACGGCGTTGACACGGGTACGGGCGGGGCTCGCGGCGGGGCAGGCACCCGCCGCGTTGCAGGCGACGCATGGTCCTGCGGTGGCGGCAGCCGTGTGGGGCCTCCCGGGCGGCGAGCAGGCGCCCGCGTTGGGCGTGGTGCGGTCGTGGATACGGGGGCGCGCCGTCGAGGCCGCGCGCTTCGCGGCGAGCGTGGACGCCCTGCTCACGGGGTGTGCACAGCCGGACGCGTTGGCGGCCCCGGCGGTGTTTGTGGAACGGCGCGATTACTTTGCCCCCCAGCGGCAGCGGGTTCCCACAAACCTCGATGCATTCGGGTTTTTCGTGTTTGCCACGCCGGCAGGACCACAGCGCGTCGATCCGTTGCTGGATACGCCCGCCGTGTTCCGCAGTTTTGCGGCGCTGGAAGCGTTGGTGGCACAAGGACCGAGGCTGGAGGTCCCGGGACTCGGCGTCCGGGCCTATGCCCCACCCGGCACCCGGCTCACCACGCTGACCGATCTCTATGCGCGGCTGCAAGACGGCGCGCATCAACTTTGGCTCCTCGACACCCTTGTGTATGTCCTGCCCACCGCCCAGTGCCCGCCCGCGCTCGCGGCGGACCTGGCGACCGCCGCCATCATCACGCCGATCACGGCAGTGCCGATCACGCCCGCATCCACAGACCACTCGACCCCGCCGCTGCCGTTCCTGGTGCCGGCGGTCGTGCGGGACGGCGCGGGACCGGCGGACCTGGCGGCATTGCTCGCGGCCGCGCGGGCGTATTGGCTCACCCCCGCAGCCCGGCCCCCCTGGCACGACGATGACCTGACCGCCCTGCCGAGTCTCGTCACGTGGCTCCAGGCCCAGGCGTCACGGCTCCACCCCACGGACCTCCGTCGGTGCACCCAGGTACATCAGGCGTTGGGCCATGCCACGGGCG
It encodes the following:
- a CDS encoding TonB family protein, translating into MKPLDSSKATRWPRWILAALALSLLLHGTVSWVLWSAVQDYSLRRAVALRDELAKTPVEIIDLTEPANAIRPERARFIGKADNTTSQETVAPARRPQAAAAAEKAPTPAVKPAAPRTRSRPTPEAVTQPMPEPRLPRRVRLPATAVEADLGQGTPALPEDYFPNFKRGAHTYVNVLRHPGVDYFVELKRALKIAWNPRTALQRSNGAPPRQRHTIEVVLGVAVDAAGTLQELFVLQGSGLGAYDSEALRAFRATFPFFEPPAKLLALDGERDALLRMSWSFIVFL